The Eublepharis macularius isolate TG4126 chromosome 8, MPM_Emac_v1.0, whole genome shotgun sequence genome contains a region encoding:
- the SIGLEC15 gene encoding sialic acid-binding Ig-like lectin 15 codes for MQGAAFFQLSLLCILKTGTASKGWSMHVPSEVTGEIGKSVSLHCTFTHPHQTYDKTLTAIWRVKEPYNGTVVFKCVAHSSSNLCKTTVSLKNRYRLLGNPRQNNISLQIDNLSWNDSNRYFCRVEFSGDLHDKFESRTGIRLHLIAAPRIVNISVQAGEDHSFHAKCTAEGEPLPTLTWAGPLSSNITSVSSMSYQVTKELRHLTHDGRYTCTAINSLGRADGAVYFYKYKAGSGSWILVLLFVALGIKLLALLVILGIGAFWKGVPFLRLQEIQFQSESAQD; via the exons ATGCAGGGCGCTGCCTTCTTTCAACTGTCTCTGCTCTGCATCTTGAAGACAG GAACAGCCTCCAAGGGCTGGTCCATGCATGTCCCGTCAGAGGTGACGGGGGAAATTGGCAAGTCAGTATCCTTGCACTGCACTTTCACACACCCCCATCAAACCTATGACAAGACCCTGACGGCTATTTGGCGGGTGAAGGAACCTTACAACGGGACCGTGGTTTTCAAGTGTGTGGCTCACAGCTCCAGCAACCTCTGCAAAACAACCGTCAGCTTAAAGAACAGGTACCGGCTCCTGGGGAACCCCAGGCAGAACAACATTTCCCTCCAAATAGACAATTTGTCCTGGAACGACAGCAACAGATATTTCTGCCGCGTGGAGTTCTCTGGAGATTTGCATGACAAGTTCGAGAGCCGGACGGGGATCAGGCTGCACCTGATAG ctgctcccAGGATAGTCAACATCTCTGTGCAGGCCGGTGAGGATCACTCCTTCCATGCAAAGTGCACTGCAGAAGGGGAGCCACTGCCCACCCTGACGTGGGCTGGTCCTCTATCAAGTAACATTACTTCTGTCTCGAGTATGAGCTACCAAGTCACCAAGGAGCTCCGCCACCTGACACACGATGGGAGATACACTTGCACGGCGATTAACAGCCTCGGCAGAGCGGATGGGGCCGTGTACTTTTACAAATACAAAGCTGGAAGCGGATCGTGGATCCTGGTCCTCTTGTTCGTCGCCTTGGGAATTAAATTACTGGCCCTGCTGGTGATATTAGGGATTGGTGCTTTCTGGAAAGGAG tgccttttctgagacTGCAGGAAATACAATTCCAGAGCGAATCTGCTCAGGATTAG